One part of the Candidatus Bathyarchaeota archaeon genome encodes these proteins:
- a CDS encoding adenosylhomocysteinase, producing the protein MENFQVKDKSLAPQGHLQIEWAAKHMPVLNIIKQRFETEKPLKGQTLAACLHVTKETAVLIKVLIAGGANVALCGSNPLSTQDDVAAALADSGVHVFAWRGQNTEDYYKCIQNVLEFEPTITMDDGADVVGMLHSKRKDLIKNLKGGTEETTTGVVRLKAMEQDGSLKYPIVAVNDAFTKYLFDNRYGTGQSTIDGILRATSVLLAGKNFVVGGYGWCSRGIAMRAQGMGANVIATEVQPTRALEAVMNGLRVMPMSEAAPIGDIFVTATGDINVIRKEHMQKMKDGAIICNSGHFNVEISLTDLQALSKSKRTMRANMEEYTLKDGRHIYLLAEGRLVNLSAAEGHPSEVMDMSFANQALCSEFIAKSDKLDTKVYVVPKDIDEKVAELKLQTMGVKIDELTDEQKKYLSTWEMGTT; encoded by the coding sequence ATGGAAAACTTCCAAGTTAAAGATAAAAGCCTTGCACCTCAAGGACATTTACAGATTGAATGGGCAGCTAAACACATGCCCGTACTAAACATCATCAAACAGCGTTTTGAAACCGAAAAGCCTCTCAAAGGTCAAACCCTAGCCGCATGCCTTCACGTCACCAAGGAAACCGCGGTTCTCATTAAAGTGCTCATTGCAGGCGGCGCCAACGTAGCCCTTTGCGGCTCAAACCCGCTTTCAACCCAAGATGACGTAGCCGCGGCGTTGGCAGATAGCGGAGTTCACGTTTTTGCTTGGAGGGGACAGAACACCGAGGATTACTACAAATGCATCCAGAATGTCCTCGAATTCGAACCCACCATAACCATGGATGACGGCGCAGACGTCGTGGGTATGCTGCATAGCAAGCGCAAGGACCTGATTAAAAACTTGAAGGGCGGAACCGAAGAAACCACCACCGGCGTGGTTCGCCTAAAAGCCATGGAGCAGGACGGCAGCCTCAAATACCCCATCGTCGCCGTCAACGACGCCTTCACCAAGTACCTCTTCGATAACCGCTACGGCACCGGGCAAAGCACCATCGACGGCATCCTGCGCGCAACCTCAGTGCTGCTGGCAGGCAAAAACTTCGTCGTCGGAGGATACGGCTGGTGCAGCCGCGGCATCGCCATGCGGGCTCAGGGTATGGGCGCCAACGTGATTGCAACCGAAGTTCAGCCTACCCGCGCGTTGGAGGCAGTTATGAATGGTTTGCGGGTTATGCCCATGTCTGAGGCAGCTCCCATCGGCGACATCTTCGTAACCGCCACCGGCGACATAAACGTCATCCGCAAGGAGCATATGCAGAAGATGAAGGATGGCGCCATCATATGCAACAGCGGCCACTTCAACGTGGAAATCAGCTTAACGGATCTGCAGGCTCTCTCTAAATCTAAACGAACCATGCGCGCCAACATGGAGGAATACACGCTTAAAGACGGCCGACACATCTATTTGCTCGCGGAGGGCAGACTCGTGAACTTATCGGCTGCGGAAGGTCACCCCTCAGAAGTGATGGATATGTCCTTTGCTAATCAGGCGCTGTGCTCGGAGTTCATCGCTAAATCAGATAAGCTTGACACCAAAGTTTACGTGGTGCCCAAGGATATTGACGAGAAGGTTGCTGAGTTGAAGCTGCAGACAATGGGCGTTAAGATCGATGAGCTTACGGATGAACAGAAAAAGTACCTTTCCACATGGGAAATGGGGACAACCTAA